A portion of the Gemmatimonas sp. genome contains these proteins:
- the plsY gene encoding glycerol-3-phosphate 1-O-acyltransferase PlsY, with protein MTGVAMPLWALGAAYLAGSFPTAYLVGKANGVDLRTVGSGNLGATNVFRTLGWKWGALVYVVDGLKGLLPTLLLPAAVGVAAGWPWGVLIGVLTIVGHVKPIFLLGRGGGKGVATASGVFFALAPVAGAWALGAFVVTVAFTRYVSLGSLVGAVVLPLTMLLQARAVTPLTMVAVTIGAFVFWTHRDNIRRLLRGEEPRIRNGKAATAGGSA; from the coding sequence TTGACCGGCGTCGCCATGCCGCTCTGGGCGCTCGGGGCGGCGTATCTCGCCGGATCGTTTCCCACGGCGTACCTCGTGGGCAAGGCCAACGGTGTGGATCTGCGAACCGTCGGCTCCGGCAACCTCGGGGCGACGAACGTCTTTCGTACGCTTGGATGGAAGTGGGGGGCCCTGGTCTACGTGGTCGATGGCTTGAAGGGTCTGCTTCCCACGTTGCTGTTGCCCGCGGCGGTCGGGGTGGCTGCGGGGTGGCCGTGGGGCGTGCTCATTGGCGTGCTCACCATCGTCGGGCATGTGAAACCCATCTTCCTGTTGGGGCGCGGAGGCGGGAAGGGGGTGGCGACGGCGAGCGGCGTCTTCTTTGCGCTGGCCCCGGTGGCCGGCGCGTGGGCGCTGGGGGCGTTCGTGGTCACCGTGGCATTCACGCGGTACGTCTCCCTCGGCTCACTGGTCGGCGCCGTCGTGCTTCCACTCACCATGCTGCTGCAGGCGCGCGCGGTAACGCCGCTGACCATGGTGGCGGTGACCATTGGCGCGTTTGTCTTTTGGACGCACCGCGACAACATCCGCCGGCTTCTGCGGGGAGAGGAGCCGCGCATTCGCAATGGCAAGGCCGCCACGGCGGGAGGCTCGGCGTAA
- a CDS encoding NAD(P)H-dependent glycerol-3-phosphate dehydrogenase yields MPAPGERLITPRRCAVIGGGAWGTAIADRLARNGHHTVLWAREDDVVTAVNSRHENPRFLAGIPLAPSLVARGALDEALCDADLVVYAAPSHVLRVVVANCAAHTPRHAVLSVATKGIERETLALMTDVVAEASPGHPVVAVSGPSFAAEVAMGQPTAVVAASADHAAATLVQGALSAAAFRVYTSDDVVGVELGGALKNVMAVATGILDGLGLGFNPRAALMTRGLAEMTRLGVALGAKPDTFAGLAGLGDLVLTCTGALSRNRAVGVAIGQGQTLDQALAGKDSVAEGVLNTQSARALAAKTGVEMPIIEATHRILFEGCAPRDAVAELMARELRPERD; encoded by the coding sequence ATGCCGGCGCCAGGCGAGCGACTCATCACGCCGCGCCGCTGTGCGGTCATTGGAGGCGGGGCGTGGGGCACCGCGATCGCCGACCGACTCGCCCGCAATGGACACCACACGGTACTGTGGGCGCGTGAGGACGACGTCGTGACCGCGGTGAATAGCCGACACGAAAACCCGCGGTTTCTGGCCGGTATTCCACTGGCGCCGTCGCTCGTGGCGCGTGGTGCCCTCGACGAGGCGCTGTGTGACGCGGACCTCGTGGTTTATGCGGCACCCTCGCATGTGCTGCGCGTGGTGGTAGCGAACTGCGCGGCGCATACACCACGGCATGCCGTGCTCTCGGTGGCCACCAAGGGGATCGAGCGGGAGACGCTCGCCCTCATGACCGACGTGGTGGCCGAGGCGTCGCCGGGGCATCCGGTGGTGGCGGTGAGCGGTCCGAGCTTTGCTGCCGAGGTGGCCATGGGGCAGCCGACCGCGGTGGTGGCCGCGAGCGCCGATCATGCGGCGGCGACGCTGGTGCAGGGGGCCTTGAGCGCCGCCGCGTTCCGGGTGTACACGAGCGACGATGTGGTGGGGGTCGAATTGGGTGGGGCCCTCAAGAACGTCATGGCGGTCGCGACAGGCATCCTCGACGGACTGGGGCTGGGGTTCAACCCGCGCGCGGCGCTGATGACGCGCGGCCTCGCCGAAATGACCCGCCTCGGCGTGGCGTTGGGCGCAAAGCCGGACACGTTTGCCGGATTGGCCGGACTCGGCGATCTCGTGCTCACCTGCACGGGCGCCCTGTCGCGGAATCGTGCCGTCGGTGTCGCCATTGGCCAAGGACAGACGCTCGACCAGGCGCTGGCCGGCAAGGACAGCGTGGCCGAAGGGGTGCTCAATACGCAGAGCGCACGCGCGCTCGCGGCGAAGACCGGCGTGGAGATGCCGATCATCGAGGCCACGCATCGGATCCTGTTCGAGGGGTGCGCACCTCGGGACGCGGTCGCCGAACTCATGGCGCGCGAACTGCGCCCGGAGCGCGACTGA
- a CDS encoding MerR family transcriptional regulator has product MAAPRGELVQEFYSIGDVCTLTELKPHVLRYWESQFKLLNPAKNRSGNRVYSRREVELILLVKHLLYTEKYTIDGARQKLDEHRKGGSLRPAARAALEVEALESIERELAELQALLDDGPR; this is encoded by the coding sequence ATGGCGGCGCCGCGCGGCGAACTCGTGCAGGAGTTCTACTCCATTGGCGACGTGTGCACGCTCACCGAGCTCAAACCACACGTGCTGCGCTATTGGGAGAGCCAGTTCAAGTTGCTCAACCCGGCGAAAAACCGGAGTGGCAATCGGGTGTACTCGCGTCGCGAGGTGGAACTGATCCTGCTCGTGAAGCATCTGTTGTACACCGAGAAGTACACCATCGATGGGGCACGCCAGAAGCTCGACGAGCATCGCAAGGGCGGCTCGCTGCGCCCGGCCGCCCGCGCGGCCCTTGAGGTGGAGGCGCTGGAAAGCATCGAACGCGAACTCGCCGAACTGCAGGCCCTGCTCGACGACGGCCCGCGCTGA
- the surE gene encoding 5'/3'-nucleotidase SurE, with protein sequence MRILLSNDDGILAKGLGVLEQAVAPLGDIHVVAPDREQSATSHSLTLHHPLRPVRLGEHRWQVDGTPTDCVMLACEALLDARPDFVLSGINHGPNMGEDVLYSGTVAAAMEGLALGIPAIALSFAGSVLRADALLDTQIAQIRSLVDHLMRLPSFPPHTLLNVNLPAVPGEEIKGVRLTRLGRRVFSDSITRMKDPWGREILWIGGGSVEWSGPDDSDFRAVHDGFISVTPLHLDLTHRDILETATDWWQAP encoded by the coding sequence ATGCGCATTCTCCTCAGTAACGACGACGGTATTCTCGCCAAGGGACTTGGCGTTCTCGAGCAGGCGGTGGCGCCGCTCGGCGACATTCACGTCGTCGCTCCCGATCGTGAGCAGAGTGCCACCAGCCACTCGCTCACGTTGCATCACCCGCTGCGTCCCGTACGGCTGGGCGAGCATCGGTGGCAGGTCGATGGGACGCCCACCGACTGCGTCATGCTGGCGTGCGAGGCGCTGCTCGATGCGCGCCCCGATTTCGTGCTGAGCGGAATCAATCACGGGCCGAACATGGGCGAGGATGTGCTCTACAGCGGCACCGTCGCCGCGGCCATGGAGGGCCTTGCACTGGGCATCCCCGCCATCGCGCTGTCGTTCGCCGGCAGCGTCCTGCGCGCCGACGCGCTGCTCGACACCCAGATCGCCCAGATCCGGTCGCTCGTTGACCACCTCATGCGCCTGCCGAGTTTCCCTCCGCACACCCTGCTCAACGTGAACCTGCCCGCCGTGCCCGGCGAGGAGATCAAGGGGGTACGGCTGACGCGACTGGGGAGGCGGGTATTCAGCGACTCCATCACGCGTATGAAGGATCCATGGGGACGCGAGATCCTCTGGATCGGCGGCGGCAGCGTGGAATGGAGCGGTCCAGACGATTCAGACTTCCGTGCCGTGCACGACGGGTTCATCTCGGTCACCCCGCTGCACCTCGACCTCACGCACCGGGATATCCTCGAGACGGCGACGGACTGGTGGCAGGCGCCATAG
- a CDS encoding protein-L-isoaspartate(D-aspartate) O-methyltransferase yields the protein MVAGAIEPEFRGARRRLVEALQDKGIKDLALLRAIDAVPRHLFVPPTVRHRAYEDSALPIGNGQTISQPYVHARAVEQLMLTGKERVLEIGTGSAYQTALLSELAAQVFSVERYRELLDRARGVLQQAGVRNVSLSLGDGSLGWREYAPYDGIVVSAGAPHVPAALEEQLAEGGRLLIPVGDKDEQMLTLFIKRGGRLERRDITPVRFVPLIGAQGWPS from the coding sequence CTGGTGGCAGGCGCCATAGAGCCGGAGTTCCGCGGCGCACGCCGCCGGCTGGTTGAAGCGTTGCAGGACAAGGGCATCAAGGATCTGGCCCTCTTGCGCGCCATCGACGCCGTGCCGCGTCACCTCTTCGTACCGCCAACGGTGCGGCATCGGGCCTACGAAGACTCGGCCTTGCCCATTGGTAACGGGCAGACGATCTCCCAACCGTACGTGCATGCCCGAGCGGTCGAGCAGCTGATGCTCACGGGGAAGGAGCGCGTGCTGGAGATCGGCACGGGCTCGGCGTACCAGACGGCGCTGCTCTCCGAGCTGGCTGCCCAGGTGTTCTCCGTCGAGCGATACCGCGAACTGCTCGATCGCGCCCGTGGCGTGCTGCAGCAGGCGGGCGTGCGCAATGTGTCGCTCTCGCTTGGGGATGGCTCGCTGGGATGGCGGGAGTATGCCCCGTACGACGGTATCGTGGTGAGCGCTGGGGCCCCGCATGTCCCGGCCGCCCTCGAGGAGCAACTGGCCGAGGGAGGACGGTTGCTCATTCCGGTCGGGGACAAGGACGAACAGATGCTCACGCTGTTCATCAAGCGGGGCGGGCGACTCGAGCGCCGTGACATCACCCCGGTCCGCTTCGTCCCCTTGATTGGAGCGCAGGGCTGGCCGAGCTGA
- a CDS encoding adenine phosphoribosyltransferase, translating into MPTTLDLPELHARLTRALRDVPDFPKPGILFKDITPVLADPLLMQDAVAAMCAPHAAAGITHVVAVESRGFLFGMPMALQLGAAFAPARKPGKLPWRTTREEYVLEYRSDVLEMHDDALSVGGAGGDTRPTPRVLVVDDVLATGGTAAAASRIVERLGGTVVGVSVLVELAFLGGRERLAERPVYSVLTF; encoded by the coding sequence ATGCCGACCACCCTCGACCTTCCTGAACTGCACGCGCGCCTGACGCGTGCGCTGCGTGATGTGCCCGACTTTCCGAAGCCGGGCATCCTGTTCAAGGACATCACGCCGGTTCTCGCCGATCCGCTGCTCATGCAGGATGCCGTGGCAGCCATGTGCGCGCCGCATGCCGCGGCCGGCATCACGCATGTCGTGGCGGTCGAGAGCCGCGGATTCCTGTTCGGCATGCCCATGGCTCTGCAATTGGGCGCCGCGTTCGCGCCGGCCCGAAAGCCCGGGAAGCTTCCGTGGCGGACGACGCGCGAGGAGTACGTGCTGGAGTACCGCAGTGATGTACTCGAAATGCACGACGATGCGCTGTCCGTGGGCGGGGCGGGGGGCGACACGCGTCCAACGCCTCGGGTGCTGGTCGTTGACGATGTGTTGGCTACGGGCGGCACGGCCGCTGCGGCGAGCCGCATTGTTGAACGACTTGGCGGTACGGTGGTCGGCGTGTCCGTCCTGGTCGAGCTCGCGTTCCTCGGCGGCCGTGAGCGCCTTGCGGAGCGTCCCGTGTACAGCGTGCTGACGTTCTGA
- a CDS encoding tetratricopeptide repeat protein — MAQATRNPRTSTGASAPLSDDPIESATTWLQLNSKPILLAVGGAAVAAAAVLIYRSSAASTREKASIALYEAQAPFVQGKLPEAQRELEKVATRFGGTASGQQAAILLGQALYGQNKVDEGIKSLEKALGSASPEFKSNIESLIAAGYEQKNEMVKAAEHYGKAAALAPYKSEKYNHQASQARSLMAAGKNADAKKIWEELSKLEGEPVQQEATVRLGELAAKG, encoded by the coding sequence ATGGCGCAGGCGACCCGTAACCCACGCACCTCGACCGGGGCTTCGGCTCCGTTGAGCGACGACCCGATCGAGTCGGCGACCACTTGGCTCCAGCTCAACAGCAAGCCGATCCTGCTGGCGGTGGGCGGGGCGGCCGTTGCCGCCGCCGCGGTCCTGATCTACCGGAGCAGTGCGGCGTCGACGCGCGAAAAGGCATCCATCGCGCTGTACGAGGCGCAGGCGCCGTTCGTTCAGGGCAAGTTGCCCGAAGCGCAGCGCGAGCTCGAAAAGGTGGCCACGCGGTTCGGCGGCACAGCCTCCGGTCAGCAGGCAGCGATCCTGCTCGGGCAGGCGCTGTACGGGCAGAACAAGGTGGACGAAGGCATCAAGTCGCTGGAGAAGGCGCTTGGCAGCGCGTCGCCCGAGTTCAAGTCGAATATCGAATCGCTGATCGCCGCCGGCTACGAGCAGAAGAACGAGATGGTCAAGGCCGCCGAGCATTACGGTAAGGCGGCGGCGCTGGCCCCGTACAAGTCGGAGAAGTACAACCATCAGGCCAGCCAGGCCCGCAGCCTCATGGCCGCCGGAAAGAACGCCGACGCCAAGAAGATCTGGGAGGAGCTCTCGAAGCTGGAGGGGGAGCCGGTGCAGCAGGAGGCGACGGTCCGCCTCGGTGAGTTGGCGGCGAAGGGCTGA
- the dapF gene encoding diaminopimelate epimerase: MGSQAVEPTPPVPPVDLTSLAGLPFTKMTGSGNDFVFFDGRLTPLARVTSPEVIRRICNRNNGIGADGLVVLEPAGDGAAVTIHYFNSDGSPADLCGNATLCSTALAAQLDMASPAGMRLTTGAGVISSRLTGHGPGQLPEIDLQPVMDVRPTVDIERAPGEQAVGFAMAGIPHLVVLCDDAEAVPLRERGPVLRHHPSLGAAGANVNWVSRQLDGRWRYRTFERGVEGETLACGTGAVATAVLLSAWGLAAGPVVTILTSSGRELQVRLPTAGGENAEEQGRGQPSLRGEGRVVFRGVIAAL; encoded by the coding sequence ATGGGCTCCCAAGCAGTGGAGCCAACGCCCCCCGTACCACCGGTCGATCTCACCTCGCTGGCCGGCCTCCCGTTCACCAAGATGACCGGGTCGGGGAACGACTTCGTGTTCTTCGACGGTCGCCTTACTCCATTGGCACGTGTCACATCACCTGAGGTGATACGTCGCATCTGCAACAGGAACAATGGGATAGGCGCAGACGGCCTTGTCGTACTCGAGCCAGCAGGCGATGGCGCCGCTGTCACGATCCATTACTTCAACAGCGATGGGTCGCCGGCGGATCTCTGCGGCAATGCCACGTTGTGCTCAACCGCGCTGGCCGCGCAGTTGGATATGGCATCGCCAGCGGGTATGCGGCTGACCACCGGGGCGGGTGTCATTTCGAGCCGCCTCACCGGACACGGCCCCGGCCAATTGCCGGAGATCGACCTGCAGCCGGTCATGGACGTGCGTCCAACGGTGGACATCGAACGGGCGCCCGGTGAGCAGGCGGTCGGTTTCGCCATGGCAGGCATTCCGCATCTCGTGGTACTCTGCGATGACGCCGAAGCGGTCCCGCTGCGCGAGCGCGGACCAGTCCTCCGCCATCACCCAAGCCTGGGTGCCGCGGGCGCCAATGTGAACTGGGTGAGCCGGCAACTCGACGGCCGCTGGCGCTACCGCACCTTCGAGCGCGGGGTGGAGGGAGAGACGCTGGCGTGCGGCACGGGGGCAGTGGCCACGGCCGTCTTGCTCTCGGCCTGGGGGCTGGCCGCTGGCCCGGTGGTCACCATCCTGACCAGTTCCGGCCGAGAGCTGCAGGTCCGGCTTCCCACCGCTGGTGGGGAAAACGCGGAGGAACAAGGCCGCGGACAGCCTTCGCTGCGAGGTGAAGGGCGCGTGGTATTCCGAGGGGTTATTGCCGCGCTCTAA
- a CDS encoding polyprenol monophosphomannose synthase encodes MTRIKTPARGVLRIDERGVVIVPTYNESENVTRIVPRILEQDPRLDVLIVDDNSPDGTGRLADELAAADPRVHVLHRPGKEGLGRAYLAGFRWALARDYGYVFEMDADFSHDPAHLPEFLASVRDADLVLGSRYRDGKVTVVNWPITRLMLSYGANIYARAITGLRLGDATGGFKCFRREVLEAIPLDAVRSNGYAFQIEMSFRAWKRGFRIAEIPIVFHDRTEGESKMSKRIVREAIWMVWRLRWWGMTGKY; translated from the coding sequence ATGACCCGTATCAAGACTCCGGCACGTGGCGTGCTCCGCATCGATGAGCGAGGCGTCGTGATCGTGCCGACCTACAACGAAAGTGAGAACGTCACGCGCATCGTCCCGCGGATTCTCGAACAGGATCCGCGGCTCGACGTGCTGATCGTCGACGACAACTCCCCGGATGGTACCGGTCGGCTTGCCGATGAACTGGCCGCGGCGGACCCCCGGGTCCACGTGCTCCACCGGCCGGGGAAGGAGGGACTGGGGCGGGCGTATCTGGCAGGGTTCCGCTGGGCCCTGGCTCGCGACTACGGCTATGTCTTCGAAATGGACGCCGATTTCTCGCATGACCCGGCGCACCTCCCCGAGTTCCTTGCCAGCGTCCGCGATGCCGACCTGGTGCTCGGCTCCCGGTACCGTGACGGCAAGGTCACGGTGGTCAACTGGCCGATCACGCGCCTCATGTTGTCCTACGGCGCCAACATCTATGCGCGTGCCATTACTGGACTTCGGCTCGGCGATGCGACGGGAGGCTTCAAGTGCTTTCGCCGCGAGGTCCTGGAAGCCATTCCGCTCGACGCCGTGCGCTCGAACGGGTATGCCTTCCAGATCGAGATGAGCTTCCGCGCGTGGAAGCGCGGCTTCCGCATTGCCGAAATCCCCATCGTGTTCCACGACCGCACCGAAGGGGAATCCAAGATGTCCAAGCGGATCGTACGCGAAGCCATCTGGATGGTGTGGCGCCTCCGTTGGTGGGGCATGACTGGCAAGTACTGA
- a CDS encoding lysylphosphatidylglycerol synthase domain-containing protein, with protein MTIAPYLRSPRLRSLLLLITFGCIAWVLSRQWAEVERAARSIEVKWGWIIAASVLVLLTYAMLIQSWRMLLRGWGGTLPYAKAAQIWTVANLGRYIPGKLWSVGALGVLAAREGVSGVAAAGAAVLGTVLNLGAGFGVAAIFGADLLDAISPGLSRVSIVAGLLFVVAVALLPAVLPLLLRRVARWRGVAAAERQLSKRDLWTAAVINTGSWLGYGLAFACFARGVTPVISASAPLFIAVFAASYLVGFLVLFAPGGIGFREVALSALLVAGGAAGQGDAALLGATSRVWLTVLEILPGVIGLFCMSPQERGTLRSPQASSPPFH; from the coding sequence GTGACCATCGCGCCGTATCTGCGATCGCCGCGGCTGCGATCGCTGCTGCTGCTCATCACGTTCGGGTGCATCGCCTGGGTGCTATCCCGCCAGTGGGCGGAGGTCGAGCGCGCCGCCCGCAGCATCGAGGTGAAGTGGGGGTGGATCATCGCGGCGAGTGTGCTCGTGCTGCTCACCTACGCCATGCTCATTCAGAGCTGGCGCATGCTCCTCCGCGGATGGGGGGGCACGCTGCCGTACGCCAAGGCCGCCCAAATCTGGACCGTGGCCAATCTGGGTCGCTACATCCCCGGCAAGCTCTGGTCGGTGGGCGCACTCGGTGTGCTCGCGGCCCGCGAGGGCGTCTCGGGGGTGGCCGCGGCCGGCGCTGCCGTGCTGGGCACCGTCCTCAATCTGGGCGCTGGCTTCGGCGTGGCGGCCATTTTCGGTGCCGATCTACTCGACGCCATATCCCCTGGTCTCAGCCGCGTGTCCATCGTCGCGGGCTTGCTGTTCGTCGTGGCGGTCGCGCTACTGCCGGCCGTGCTGCCGCTCCTCCTCCGTCGGGTCGCACGCTGGCGAGGCGTGGCCGCCGCCGAGCGGCAGCTTTCCAAGCGCGACCTCTGGACGGCGGCGGTTATCAATACGGGCTCATGGCTCGGGTACGGGCTGGCGTTCGCCTGTTTCGCCCGCGGGGTGACTCCGGTCATTTCCGCCTCAGCGCCGCTCTTCATTGCCGTCTTCGCCGCGTCCTATCTGGTGGGCTTTCTGGTGCTCTTTGCGCCGGGCGGGATAGGCTTTCGCGAGGTGGCGCTGAGTGCCCTGCTCGTGGCAGGAGGCGCGGCGGGGCAGGGGGACGCGGCGCTGCTCGGCGCGACATCGCGCGTCTGGCTGACCGTGCTCGAGATCCTGCCGGGGGTCATCGGGCTCTTCTGCATGTCGCCGCAGGAGCGAGGCACATTGCGGTCGCCACAGGCCAGTTCGCCTCCGTTCCACTAG
- a CDS encoding glycosyltransferase yields MIGPRRVLFVTHNAPRFAGDAAGSFVLRLATALQAQGTRVHIVAPGAAGLPPETTLEGVAIDRVRYASDARMTLAYTGTMAETVRGSWGGKVALLQLLANMRRHVQRCLQVARQAGDPFDIVHAHWWFPAGLALWKALGPDDPPLMVTMHGSDVRLASQKPAVHPVMRAVLGQAVVCTAVSSWLASEARAIAPSANITVAPMPVDTRRFALADAAPERRGVLFVGRLNAQKGLHDLLEALALPVLAGTSLHVLGDGPDRAALAARAVSLGVADRVVWGGTVSQDMLASYYATAQAVAVPSRGEGLGLVAVEAQLCGTPVIAYADGGLVDAVRPEHGGTLVPVGNIAELANGLARVIGSHETQRQLGQLARADMLARFSPEAVASTYQALYRQARGGAHASALAAPSSAAGTRGPSA; encoded by the coding sequence GTGATTGGCCCCCGCCGGGTGCTCTTCGTCACGCACAATGCGCCGCGCTTTGCCGGTGACGCAGCGGGATCGTTCGTGCTGCGCCTGGCGACGGCGCTGCAGGCCCAAGGGACTCGCGTACATATCGTGGCGCCGGGGGCGGCGGGCCTTCCCCCCGAGACCACCCTCGAGGGCGTGGCCATCGATCGTGTTCGGTACGCCAGCGATGCGCGCATGACGCTGGCCTATACCGGGACCATGGCGGAAACGGTGCGCGGCTCCTGGGGAGGCAAGGTGGCCCTGCTGCAACTGCTCGCCAACATGCGCCGGCACGTGCAGCGCTGCCTCCAAGTCGCCAGACAGGCAGGTGATCCATTCGACATCGTTCATGCGCACTGGTGGTTTCCCGCGGGACTCGCGCTGTGGAAGGCGCTCGGTCCCGACGATCCGCCCCTGATGGTCACCATGCATGGCTCGGATGTCCGGCTCGCCAGCCAGAAACCGGCGGTACACCCCGTCATGCGCGCCGTCCTTGGACAGGCGGTGGTGTGCACGGCCGTCTCCTCCTGGCTGGCCAGTGAGGCCCGCGCAATCGCCCCATCCGCGAACATCACGGTGGCACCGATGCCCGTGGATACCCGCCGGTTCGCGCTGGCGGACGCGGCACCGGAGCGGCGCGGCGTGCTCTTTGTGGGTCGGCTCAACGCGCAAAAAGGGCTGCATGACCTGCTCGAGGCGCTGGCGCTGCCGGTGTTGGCGGGCACGTCGCTGCACGTCCTGGGGGACGGTCCGGATCGCGCCGCGCTGGCGGCGCGTGCGGTGTCGCTCGGGGTAGCCGACCGGGTCGTCTGGGGGGGCACGGTCTCACAGGACATGCTCGCGTCGTACTACGCCACGGCGCAGGCGGTGGCCGTTCCATCCCGCGGCGAAGGGCTGGGGCTGGTCGCGGTCGAGGCACAATTGTGCGGCACTCCGGTCATCGCCTATGCCGATGGCGGGCTGGTCGATGCGGTCCGCCCGGAGCACGGCGGGACCCTCGTTCCTGTGGGCAACATCGCGGAGCTCGCCAATGGCCTTGCCCGCGTGATCGGCTCCCACGAGACCCAACGACAGTTGGGGCAGCTGGCCCGCGCCGACATGCTCGCGCGATTCTCTCCGGAGGCCGTGGCCTCCACGTATCAGGCATTGTATCGACAGGCCCGTGGAGGCGCGCACGCGAGCGCTTTGGCGGCCCCGTCGTCTGCCGCCGGGACCCGAGGCCCGTCCGCGTGA
- a CDS encoding glycosyltransferase family 2 protein, protein MSVLVPAKDEAANLPLFLELCDAMIRGQQARYEVIVVDDGSTDGSWALLQELREQYGFLHPVRHRAQRGIAEALRTGYLHARGQVLVFYPADLQFKPEDIPSLVGPILANESDMVTGFKQGKYEKAFVSGIYNKLSRTLFHVPVRDLNNVKAYRREIMAALPMRPDFHRYMIVMAAAQGFTVTEVPIPLYPRHAGRSKFGLSRIPVGVLDMLAVWFELRFGQKPLLAFGMLGAALFALGVLAGCAALGWLLVTGQGQRWAWTVIQTCLVLGSVFFATGLLGEQIAQQRSEVREMRRELSELAANQFEQDDSGAVRDAARDAR, encoded by the coding sequence GTGAGCGTACTCGTGCCGGCCAAGGACGAAGCCGCGAACCTGCCGCTGTTCCTGGAGCTCTGCGACGCGATGATCCGCGGCCAGCAGGCGCGGTATGAGGTCATCGTGGTGGACGACGGCTCGACCGACGGCAGCTGGGCGCTGCTGCAGGAGCTGCGCGAGCAGTACGGCTTCCTCCATCCAGTGCGCCATCGGGCCCAGCGGGGGATCGCAGAAGCGCTTCGCACGGGGTACCTGCACGCGCGGGGGCAGGTGCTGGTGTTCTATCCGGCCGACCTGCAGTTCAAGCCCGAGGACATCCCGAGCCTGGTGGGACCCATTCTCGCCAACGAAAGCGACATGGTGACGGGGTTCAAGCAGGGGAAGTACGAGAAGGCGTTCGTGTCGGGGATCTACAACAAGCTGAGCCGCACCCTGTTTCACGTCCCCGTGCGCGACCTCAACAACGTGAAGGCGTATCGGCGCGAGATCATGGCGGCGCTTCCCATGCGCCCCGACTTTCATCGGTACATGATCGTGATGGCGGCGGCGCAGGGCTTCACGGTCACCGAAGTGCCTATCCCGCTTTACCCTCGGCACGCGGGGCGCTCCAAGTTCGGCCTGTCCCGCATTCCCGTGGGCGTGCTCGACATGCTGGCGGTGTGGTTCGAGCTGCGCTTTGGCCAGAAGCCGCTGCTTGCCTTCGGCATGCTGGGCGCCGCGCTCTTTGCGCTCGGGGTCCTGGCCGGTTGCGCGGCGCTGGGCTGGCTGCTTGTCACGGGGCAGGGCCAGCGCTGGGCGTGGACCGTCATCCAGACATGCCTGGTGCTGGGCTCTGTCTTCTTCGCCACCGGCCTGCTGGGCGAGCAGATCGCTCAGCAGCGCAGCGAAGTGCGAGAAATGCGGCGGGAGCTCAGCGAGTTGGCGGCCAACCAATTCGAGCAGGACGATTCCGGCGCCGTGCGCGACGCCGCACGCGACGCCCGCTGA